A section of the Phaseolus vulgaris cultivar G19833 chromosome 8, P. vulgaris v2.0, whole genome shotgun sequence genome encodes:
- the LOC137825263 gene encoding uncharacterized protein has product MGFHSKWISWIRGCMESATISVLVNGSPTEEFKPSRGLRQGDPLAPFLFVVVAEGLAGLVRALVAVCKSITRIQRRFLWGLGKEKESISWVSWKVLCKPREEGGLGLRDIRMFNSTLLTKWRWHLMGGRAREMEGFVGIKGQKVEEVGDWDHSVWQLCLRWKRARFEWESKLEEELMTYLAMTKLCKEEKDVQVWGNDEIREDEDDELLNEDNNDDELHENDSIYA; this is encoded by the exons ATGGGGTTTCATAGTAAGTGGATTAGTTGGATCAGAGGTTGTATGGAAAGCGCCACAATCTCAGTTCTTGTTAATGGGAGTCCTACGGAGGAATTTAAACCTTCCAGAGGACTGAGGCAGGGTGATCCTCTAGCCCCTTTTCTCTTTGTAGTGGTAGCAGAAGGTTTGGCAGGCTTAGTAAG AGCACTGGTTGCGGTCTGCAAAAGCATCACTAGAATACAAAGGAGGTTCCTCTGGGGTTTGGGGAAGGAAAAGGAGTCAATCTCGTGGGTTAGTTGGAAAGTGTTGTGTAAACCAAGAGAGGAGGGTGGTCTGGGGTTGAGAGACATCCGGATGTTTAATTCTACGCTACTGACTAAATGGAGATGGCATCTTATGGGGGGAAGAGCAAGGGAGATGGAAGGATTTGTTGGTATCAAA GGGCAAAAGGTAGAAGAGGTTGGAGATTGGGATCATTCGGTATGGCAATTGTGCTTAAGATGGAAACGTGCAAGATTTGAATGGGAATCTAAGCTGGAAGAAGAACTAATGACCTACCTGGCCATGACCAAGTTGTGTAAAGAAGAGAAGGATGTCCAAGTGTGGGGAAATGATGAAATAAG GGAggatgaagatgatgaattaCTAAATGAGGACAACAATGATGatgaacttcatgaaaatgacTCGAT ATATGCCTAA